The genomic window ACGCTTGGTCCtctcaataataataaaataaaatggggCAGTGCTTGTTTCTGTCAGTAGTTTTCTCGTACCTACCTGAATCCGTGCAGCAAAGTTGGGCGTCCGGTGGAGTGGCGCCACCAACGCCAGTGACTTTTGTTGACTAATATTGCTCCATTTCAATCACATATGTGTTCGCTATAGGCAAATACTCTCACCGTTTTTAAATGTGAtgttatttgttttttatataaaaaatgagTTTAACTATATTCCTAAAAAATTTAGTACAAATTAAATATGTAAGCCATGCTTAAATTAACTActtttgatgataaaataattaCCTACTACTTTACATAGTTAAATGATGCACACGTGTTTTTAGTAATATAAATAGTTAAACGTTATATCCAAAAGTTAAGAATAACAtacacttaaaaaaaaggagacatTATTTATATTTCTGTATTATATGGAGAACCCACACGAGGACACACTCAACACCTACGAACTTCTACCAAAAACTTACACATCTGCATGTAAATGTGACTACTATGTTTTGAACAATAGTAGGTAAGAGTCACTCGCGGATTACTCTAGCTACCATTAGACTGAAGATGCTTTCTCATATGTACTTCTATGTATGTCGATCTAATGATAGGGTATGCTGGATTTTGGAGTCAAAGTGTAAGCACAATTTTCTTGCTTTTCTAAACAACCTTGATTATTTATGTCCCATCTGTTCACATACCTTTCCTATGCAGTAAAAAATGTGTAGATTGATTGAATGATTTGCCACCAAAATAAAAGATATTCTTGTGCAGCAAGGGAGGAAAGGCATGttttaaagagtaaattccACAGAGCCAGCAgttgatggaaagttggaaaccCAACTAATGAAGCAAATAACTTTGACTATAAAGGACCACGGCTCAAGACATCTACTAATATTACTACCATAAATTCTACAAATAGAGCAGTCATTTGATCAAGTGGACTTATCTGTCTCCTTCAGTTTTTGTAGATGTTTTAAGGTGATTGGATGTGTTTCAAGGTGATTGTACTTATTTCAGtgtttgtactatgtttcttGAAAAAAACAATCTTAAATCAACACAAGGACAATACATACAAACGTATATACTAATTCATATGCATGCTACAATTTCAATGGTTGTACtatgtttctttaaaaaaatcttaaatcAACACAAGGACAATACATATAAAAGTATATAACTCATTTATATATGCATGCTACAAATTTCAATGGTTACGTTGTCCATTTTCTCATGCATCTAACCCTTCGTCCTATACAGGAGCAATCTTGCTCTATCGATATTCATGCGCTCCATGATCAATCCAAGAAACTAATGTGTTTTTATAttgctagatatatatattgcttGAAAGgtaatatggattttttttttttgcggggagaaAGGTAATAGGGATTAATTAAGAGCATGCACATGATGGTTCCATTTATGATTATATATGGTAGTAATGCGTATAAATGAAGACTTAAGACACAATTAGTCGTTTTTTTGCATGTGAGTGAACATGACGGATGATCTGTAcaaatacatataaaaatacCCTTGATTTGTCCTCTTCTGTTTGTTAGTGCTGTACACGGAGACATGCATGGAGCCACGGAGGCAAATACTGCTAACAAAATGCAGAATTAGCTATAGGACATGCATCATGAAACTGTGGCATTAATTTACCATGTCGTCTAGAAAAAAACAGTGATCGATGCTGCAACATCTTCCACCAAATCATGACTCATCAAAGAAGTCCATGAGATAGGTACATGCACCATCAATATAAAAGatctttatatatatacctgCTTGTTGTCTTGTATATATGCACATTGTCCATCTACTATTGAATTACAACTGTATTGTTGGCTTTATTCATCAACTCATTTCAGCTTAAGGCATGAACCGTATTGTggtttatatgatttttttttcacatcataTAAATCAACAGAAGGACAATACTTCATTTTACTACCCAAGCTATTTAGATAGTCCACTTAACCCCTAAAGTTTTTGACATCATCTTAAATCATCCTCACATCACAACAACACAGTAATACAGTACATTTGTAACGTTGAAGCCATAAAGCTTGTGTCATCATCTTTACATGATCTTAAAACCAGCACAGGGACAAAAATCGTGCTAATTGCACCCTCAATATTAATAGTCATATCAACCTACAAAGTCATGGCCTCACATCAtcttttcattattaaaaactAATTGTTTGTTGCAATAATTGATTACTCTATTTCCCCACGCAATTGAGGTGGACAAGAACGGATGAGGTAAACTTTTACCAGcgcataaataaattaaaaaagtgCTGGTTTAAACTTCTCAACTTTTAGCTTAGTTAAATTTCCCTTCTAAACTTAAGATAGAGCcatgaattttaaaattattttagatagTTTTTTATTGTCTGTTTTTCAGCCTTAATCTTTGGGTTGCTAAAGTAGATGTATAAAATCTTACTCCAAAATCATTTGTTGGTTGCTCCGTATATTATTCTTAGGTAATAATAAGCCGTAGCTCAAGCAATAGATGATAGTAAGAGATTTAAGTTGCACAGTTTTGGCAtttgagaaatatatatataaatgatatTTTCTGGGTGATATGAAAATTAAATTATAAGCGGAGTCGTCCTCCTTCCATCCCCTCCCAACTCGCGCAGCACGTTCTACGCGAAAAGTAACCACCAGACCTAATATTATATTCTTAGTCACGCTCCCAACCCCTCTTTAATTATATGGGTCTAATCCGTAAAAATATATGGgctcttatttatttttcctaattATATAGGCTTGGTCCAttacaacatactccctccgtcctaaaaaaaggcaaactctaggtttccgtgttcaactttgactgtccgtcttatatgaaatttttttataatttgtattttcattgttgttagatgataaaacatgattaatattttatgcgtgacttatctttttaatttttttcataattttttcaaataagacggacggtcaaacgttggacacaaaaatcagggtttgtcttttttttgggacggagagagtacgagTACAtgagagcaaggataataatagagcCCACTTCCTACTGTTAGCTcatcttaaagccaacatatataatagattagctataatgttggctacaattttcttctcctctctctatctctcacttatacatttaatgcaTTTGTCTTGGAACTTGTGATAAACTAGCTCTTACATGAGAGTCAACATACTTAATTTTTCACTACTTCTCTTCTCCACCTAAGtttatagtaggcttatagctcactattatacttgctctctGATGTAACTAGTAAAGCAgaagaatgttttttttccataatgAAATTCCCAACCACTGATCAATGACTAATGGGCCTTAGATCACCATTGGGCCTATCCCGTCGCACGGCTAATCCATTGGATTCCACATTCTAAATTTCTAAGTCCCAAATTGGATGCGCTCGCGCAACGACCCTGCGGAAACCCAGAGTCCGAGACTCCAATGCACCCGCCGGCCGCGCATTCCGTCGAGCACCTGGCGCGCGCCTCTGCTCCCCGCGACGcctccgccctcctcctcctcctccgcctcgtcccGGCATGCGGAACCCTCCGCTCCCTTCGCGCGCTCCacgggcgcctcctcctcctcacgagCGGCCTCCTCCGCGGCATCCGCGCCCGCACCAAGCTGCTCAGCTGCTACGCGGCGCTcggcgacctcgcctccgcgcgCGGGGTGCTCGACGGGACGCCCCGCCCGGACGCGTACGCCTACAGGGTCATGCTCGGGTGGCTCGTCGGCGCGGGGAgccacgccgacgccgtcgcgctCCACCGGGAcatgcggcggcggtgccccgcggcggcgcgggccgaCGTCGTGCTCTCCCTCGCGCTCAAGGCCTGCGTCAGGTCGGCGGACTTCCGGTACGGGAGGAGGCTGCACTGCGACGTCGTcaaggccggcggcgcggatggaTTCGTGATGAACAGCTTGGTCGACATGTATGCCAAATCTGGGGACCTGGAGAACGCCCGTAAGGTGTTCGACAGAGTTCCTGAACGGAATGTGGTGTCGTGGACGTCGATGCTGAGCGGGTCCATCCAGAATGGCTTCGCTGAAGAAGGATTGGTGCTGTTCAACGAAATGAGGAAAGACAATGTGCATCCGAGTGAGTACACGATGGTGAGTATTCTTGCGGCTTGCGCCATGCTTGGTTGTTTGCACCAAGGGAGATGGATCCATGGATCTGTGATCAAAGATGGGTTATCAACTAATTCTTTCATCAGTGCCTCTCTGCTAGATATGTATGCCAAGTGCGAGAAATTAGAGGATGCTCGACGTGTGTTTGATGAGCTCGAGTTTGTTGACATTGTTTTGTGGACGGCAATGATTGTTGGATACACACAGAATAAGAGCCCTCTTGATGCACTACAGCTTTTTCTTCACAAGAAATTCGTGAGCATTGTTCCCAATTCAGTTACCATAGCCACTGTTATTTCCGCTTCTGCTCAGTTACGCCACTTACCCCTGGGAAGATCTATTCATGCTATAGGGGTTAAGTTGGGAACGATGGAATCTGATGTGGTCAGGAATGCACTTGTCGATATGTATGCAAAATGTCAAGCTTTGCCAGAAGCTAACAGCATATTTGGAAGGATTTTGATCAAGGATGTTGTTGCATGGAATTCAATGATGGCAGGCTACTCTGAGAATGGGATGGCCAATGAATCACTGGTACTATTCAACCGGATGAGGATGCAGGGTATATCACCTGATGCCATCTCTGTGGTGAATGCCTTGTCAGCTTGCGTATGCTTGGCAGATCTGCATATTGGTAAAGGTTTTCATAATTATGCGATAAAATATGCATTTATGTCCAATATCTATGTCAATACTGCTCTGCTGAACCTGTACAGCAAGTGTGCTGATCTCCCATCTGCTCAGAGGGTTTTCAATGATATGACTGACCGTAATTCTGTCACTTGGTCTGCAATGATTGGCGGTTATGGCATGCAGGGTGATTCAGCTGGTTCTATCGATCTTTTCAATGAAATGCTGAAAGACAATATCCACCCAACTGAAGTAGTGTTCACAAGCATACTTTCCGCTTGCAGCCATACTGGAATGGTTACTGCCGGAAAGGAGTATTTTGATAGCATGGCACGACATTTTAACATCACCCCTTCCATGAAGCACTATGCATGTATGGTTGATGTGATGGCCCGTGCCGGAAATCTGGAGGAAGCATTGGAGTTCATACAGAATATGCCAATCAAAGCAGGCATTAGTGTCTGGGGATCCTTTCTCCATGGGTGCAAGCTACATTCCAGGTTAGAGTTTGGAGAAGAAGCCATCAAGAAGATGGCGGCACTTCATCCTGAAACACCAGACTTTTATGTGCTGATGTCCAACTTGTACACCTCATATGGAAGGTGGGATAAATCTCAAACCATCAGGAGATGGATGCAGGAACAGGGACTCGTGAAACTGCCTGGATGCAGCTCCGTGGGGCATGAAAATGGATGATGACGACACACAGATGCttgcaaaataaaaaagtccATGGAGCTGTATCATTTGGTGTTTGGTAACATCTATATGCACTGTTGAAGACATATGGTAGTGGTAACATAAAAGCAAAAAGATTTTAGATGTGCAAAAATATTATACTGGTGAAGGATTACCAAAGAAGCAGAACGAGAATAAGGCAGTAATACCCTTTGTATGGAGTGCAGAATTCCTTGTGAATGCATGGAAGTTATGTGTACCAGCTCATGAAGAATTGAAGATCCTTTATTATCCCCATTGAGCACCAAAAATGTCACTTTCACAAATTGAATGGTCTACAGAGACTCTAACTACAAGTAGCCAAGCACCGATGGACTAGGTAGGAACAAGTAGTCTTACTTTTCATTCAGTTTGGAAGTTATCTCCTGTCTCTCAGGAAGCGTAACAGATATCGACATTTCTCATACATTACTCTTAATCTTTTGATCAACTAAGCTACTTAAACAATCATTTCTTCGTACTTACAGTTCAAAGATAAATATTTGGCTCCTGCTACTACTTCACAATAATATAAATTGACTATAtttgacaaatatagtaatattgcTTGAAAGACGCTAATATAACTGTGTCCAATTGCAACAGGAAGGCTTCTAGTTGGAAAGATGACACCCATCTGCAAGAACTGTTTTCCCACATGTACAAGTTTGATTATGTACATGCACTATCACAACCATCAAATTTGTCTCAAGATTGATACAAAGCTTCAAAGTTCAAAGTATTGAAGCAACCCGCCCACCTTCTATTCATCAGGATGCATGTGAACCTTGAAGCAGTTGGAATGGGCATAGAAGCCGATAGTTGACACAAGTGAACATGCATATAGAGAACTGGAGATGCATTTATCGCCCATATCTGCTGAAGAATTTTCAAATGATCAAGACAAAGAAACCCCAAAAGCAAACGGAGCACAATCGATGCTGAGATACTGCAGTCCTTTCAGCATGTTAGGCATAAAATGTATAGGTGTAGATTTGTTAAAGGAAAAGCAAGCAACTGATATAGATCGCATTTGACCTGGAGTAATTTTTTTGTGACTTCTTTCACCATCCTATTGGGCACTTGCAGACTGTTATAGAGCTTGTGTTTCCCTCGTAGTTCGTGAGATGACTTCTCTCATCATTCTACTGGCGAGAGAAACACTTATAGAGGCATAGACTGACATACTGTTTTCCTCTTCCTAAGTCAAAAGTTGTGTATAGTTATGCCATTCAAATCCAACGCCAATGGGCAAAAGATTCACTTTGTGATGCATTACAAATGTGCTTGTTCCAACACTACGAAATTGAATCTGTAACCTGCTATGTTAGTGTATCGGTCAGTTCTGAAATTCTCCTGGTCCAATGAAAATTGGCTTTCTATGGTTGCAATTCTTGATCCCAGTGACTCAGATACTCTTTCAAAGAGTAAGAGACGATCGTTTCTTTCATCACCAGAATAAGTCAATCATATGCTCGGGACCAGAGGCACTTCATTCAGCTGAATTGAATCACCAGTAATCTCCACAGGAGCAAACCCCATCTCTGAAATGATGAAATCGTGAAGCATCCCTAACCACAATCAGCCTCTGTGTCACCTTGGATATGAACTTGGTGGCATTGTGGCAGTCTAGGCACACCCTAAGATTCTTTATGATCCTGATTTCCGTCCCCGGTTCAGTACTGAGTAATCCAAAGGCAATTGCCAACTTTTCGCTATGCACTTTCACCATGtgctccttctcttcctcctcgacATCATACAATGCTGCCTCTGTCTCTGGTCGGTATCCAGCCTCAATCATCTTTGCAGTTAGCTTCTCCAAATACGAATAGATGGCCTCAGACTGTGGGT from Oryza glaberrima chromosome 6, OglaRS2, whole genome shotgun sequence includes these protein-coding regions:
- the LOC127777703 gene encoding pentatricopeptide repeat-containing protein At2g03380, mitochondrial-like, with protein sequence MHPPAAHSVEHLARASAPRDASALLLLLRLVPACGTLRSLRALHGRLLLLTSGLLRGIRARTKLLSCYAALGDLASARGVLDGTPRPDAYAYRVMLGWLVGAGSHADAVALHRDMRRRCPAAARADVVLSLALKACVRSADFRYGRRLHCDVVKAGGADGFVMNSLVDMYAKSGDLENARKVFDRVPERNVVSWTSMLSGSIQNGFAEEGLVLFNEMRKDNVHPSEYTMVSILAACAMLGCLHQGRWIHGSVIKDGLSTNSFISASLLDMYAKCEKLEDARRVFDELEFVDIVLWTAMIVGYTQNKSPLDALQLFLHKKFVSIVPNSVTIATVISASAQLRHLPLGRSIHAIGVKLGTMESDVVRNALVDMYAKCQALPEANSIFGRILIKDVVAWNSMMAGYSENGMANESLVLFNRMRMQGISPDAISVVNALSACVCLADLHIGKGFHNYAIKYAFMSNIYVNTALLNLYSKCADLPSAQRVFNDMTDRNSVTWSAMIGGYGMQGDSAGSIDLFNEMLKDNIHPTEVVFTSILSACSHTGMVTAGKEYFDSMARHFNITPSMKHYACMVDVMARAGNLEEALEFIQNMPIKAGISVWGSFLHGCKLHSRLEFGEEAIKKMAALHPETPDFYVLMSNLYTSYGRWDKSQTIRRWMQEQGLVKLPGCSSVGHENG